The genomic window AACCGCGATTAAGGCTGCTCCGGACAGGGAGATAGTCCTCCAAATGGCTAATGAACGAGATCGCGAGGGCATGGAGGAATTCTACCGTCATGTCGCGTTGCTGCCTGGGGCCGCTCTGAAACGAGTGATCTGAACCAAATCAGTGCCGATTTGCCGCTGCGTGGGACCGGCGGGTGTGGGAACGTCGGCGAGCTTGAGGAGGAGCTTTTCGTAGGCTGCGACGCCGTCTTCAATTGCGGCCTGTTCGGTGTCTCCGAGCGGAATTTCGTGAAGTAATCGCAGCAGGTGTTGCTTGCCTTCGAGCAGCTGGGCTGCGGTCGATTGCTTCGGCATATAGAAGTCGCACTTGGCACAGGCCATGCGGTGCGGACACTGCTCGAAGAAATCATAGGTGCAGTAGCCATGGCCGAGGTCATAGAACTTCCATGGCTCTGTAGAGGCGAGCCCCGCGCGAACAGCGTCCTGATCGATCAGCACCTCGATAGCGCGCAGGTTACGCGCGAAATAGCCAGCGTCGGCATAGGACTTGGCCATCTTTAGCGGGGTTATTTTCGCATAGTGCTGGGTTGCGGAGGGCGTGGCGTGGCCGAGCCACTCCTGTAGCTCGAAGAGAGTCATCGGTTCCTTCGCGTTGAAGAGCTGCGAAGCGATGGTGGAACGTGCACGATGCGTTGTGATGTTGCCGCGAACATCGGCGAGCGGCACACCGCCCTTGACGCAAAGCGCCGGGATGAGGACGTTGTTCAGATACGACTTGCCCACGCCTGTGAGACGAACCATGAAGAGAATGTCCACGAACTCTCCGGTCTTCCAATCGGCACGCTTGGCGCCCTGCGGACGCACCTTCTCCCAAGCCGCAATGGCTTCTCCGACGATACGATCCACTGGCTTGGTGAAGGATGTCCCGGTCTTGTTGACGGGGACATCGAGCAGGCAGACCGCATCAGCGGGCAGCGTGTCGCCCGTACCAGGAACCGCAACTTCCTCGCGCTGCCAGCGAATGCATCCGACCCTCAGCCTGAGAATCTCGTTGTTGCGAAGTCCAGCGAAGAGCCAGGTCGTCGCGAGTGCTCTGCACATCTCGATGGGATAACTGTTGGGTCGATAGCTTCCTCGCGAGGCTGGGCCGCGACGAGGGAGATCGTCTGGAACAAGGTTGAGACCGGCCCAGACCAGCTTGGCCCAGACATCGTCGGCGATCACGCGCGGGTTCGGGCCTATCAAGGCGAGCAGGCTCTTCGGCGTGGTCAGATGCCTCATGGGATCGAATCGTCGCGGGATCAACTCCCACTCCTGGAGATCGCGAAAGAAGATGCGCAGCGTAGAGATGCGGCTTGCGCGGGTGCTTGCCGCAAGAATCTTGCCTCGACTCTTGATATGCGCTGGATCGATGCTTCCCCAATCTCCACCGTGCCACTGACAAACGACGGAGATCAGTTCCGCAGCAAGGTCGCGAGTCCAATCGGCAGGGGAAAGCACGGTCGGATGAATCTGCCCGAGCCATCTGCCTACGTTGAGCAGGAAGTAATAGCTCTTGGTTCTGGAGCACTTCGCATCCGTGGATCGATCAAACCAAAGACGGCAGAGGCGCGCCCACTCAGGCGGGACGCCGCGGGTGAGGGCGGGCGAAGACTTCTTATCAGGAACGGGCCGATGAATCTCAAGAGCCTCCGGCACGGTTCCCATGCTGGCCAGCACACGGGAGAAAGCAACGATAGAGTAACTTCCAATGCGTGGCGGCTTGCGTGCGATCACTGTCTTCAAATGCGCCAACGTGAGCTGATCGAGATGGGGTGAACGGATGAAGAGCAATGCCTCAAAGACGGTCCGCATGATGCGATCACTCATGCCGTGCTTGATATATCCCCACTCCAGAAGCAATGCGTGTACACGATCGGAGACTGTCTTCATATACTCGCGGCCAAACACCTTGCGAGCGAGGCACCCGTAGACGAGATGGCCGCACTTGAGCCTGTGGAGATCGGCGAAGCCACATAGTAGATAAGCGATGGCGACGATATGCTGACGCTCCATCCTTCTCCGCTCAATCGAATCGATCCACTCTTCGGTGGTCCATCCCCAGAAGGACCGCTTGCGGTCCGCCATCTCGCGAAGAAAGAACAGCAGCACAAACTTGCGATGGTTGGTCTTGATGCCCGTATAGTCGAGCGCATCGTTCAGCGGCTGCACCAGCCGGTTGAGCGAAGGGCCAAAGTCCATCGTTCGACCGTACCGATAGAATCGATACTCCTCTGCATAGCGGGTCAACATATCTTCTTCGCTCGCGGTGAGCATGGCACAGCTGTCGTATCGGTTGAGATCCACCGGCCATATCCAGGGTCCTTCATCTGCCTTCTTCGGCGTCTCCTTCTGCGGTCCCCACTGGGCACGTGCGCCACGTTGAAAGAACGACGAACGCTGTTCGGCGGTCAAGGTATCGACCCAACGCCCGATGTTGTTGTGCCATGGCTGCCCATCCTTCCTCACTCGC from Granulicella sp. L56 includes these protein-coding regions:
- a CDS encoding tyrosine-type recombinase/integrase; its protein translation is MTAKRVRKDGQPWHNNIGRWVDTLTAEQRSSFFQRGARAQWGPQKETPKKADEGPWIWPVDLNRYDSCAMLTASEEDMLTRYAEEYRFYRYGRTMDFGPSLNRLVQPLNDALDYTGIKTNHRKFVLLFFLREMADRKRSFWGWTTEEWIDSIERRRMERQHIVAIAYLLCGFADLHRLKCGHLVYGCLARKVFGREYMKTVSDRVHALLLEWGYIKHGMSDRIMRTVFEALLFIRSPHLDQLTLAHLKTVIARKPPRIGSYSIVAFSRVLASMGTVPEALEIHRPVPDKKSSPALTRGVPPEWARLCRLWFDRSTDAKCSRTKSYYFLLNVGRWLGQIHPTVLSPADWTRDLAAELISVVCQWHGGDWGSIDPAHIKSRGKILAASTRASRISTLRIFFRDLQEWELIPRRFDPMRHLTTPKSLLALIGPNPRVIADDVWAKLVWAGLNLVPDDLPRRGPASRGSYRPNSYPIEMCRALATTWLFAGLRNNEILRLRVGCIRWQREEVAVPGTGDTLPADAVCLLDVPVNKTGTSFTKPVDRIVGEAIAAWEKVRPQGAKRADWKTGEFVDILFMVRLTGVGKSYLNNVLIPALCVKGGVPLADVRGNITTHRARSTIASQLFNAKEPMTLFELQEWLGHATPSATQHYAKITPLKMAKSYADAGYFARNLRAIEVLIDQDAVRAGLASTEPWKFYDLGHGYCTYDFFEQCPHRMACAKCDFYMPKQSTAAQLLEGKQHLLRLLHEIPLGDTEQAAIEDGVAAYEKLLLKLADVPTPAGPTQRQIGTDLVQITRFRAAPGSNAT